One stretch of Paenibacillus sp. AN1007 DNA includes these proteins:
- a CDS encoding amino acid ABC transporter permease has protein sequence MGTLDFSVLFRHSDRFIEGFLNTIQVSVVALIGSFVLGAILAIFRISPVKPLNWFGTAFVEFIRNIPLLLVVFFFYLGLPALGISLDGFISGTLGLTIYTAVFIAEAIRAGIQTVPRGQLEAARSSGLSYVQAMNLVILPQAIKIVLPSIGNQFINLVKNSSILAVVAGMDLMYFADIVNSDTFQPLSVYTIVALFYLTLTLPLSFLVHYMERRFGQSDAEARKPKGKPKKNKPAGQVTM, from the coding sequence ATGGGCACATTGGATTTCAGCGTACTGTTCAGGCACTCGGACCGGTTCATTGAAGGATTCCTGAATACAATTCAAGTGAGCGTGGTAGCTCTGATTGGCAGCTTTGTGCTGGGAGCCATTCTTGCGATCTTTCGAATCTCTCCAGTCAAACCGTTAAACTGGTTCGGAACGGCCTTTGTTGAGTTTATCCGCAATATTCCACTGCTGCTGGTTGTGTTTTTTTTCTATCTTGGACTGCCTGCACTCGGTATTTCTCTGGACGGATTTATATCAGGCACTCTGGGGCTGACCATCTACACGGCCGTTTTCATCGCGGAAGCCATTCGGGCAGGGATTCAGACCGTACCTCGCGGACAGCTGGAAGCCGCACGATCCTCCGGGCTGTCCTATGTACAGGCCATGAACCTGGTCATTCTGCCGCAGGCCATCAAAATTGTGCTGCCCTCCATCGGCAACCAGTTTATTAATCTGGTCAAAAACTCATCCATCCTGGCAGTGGTAGCCGGAATGGACTTGATGTATTTTGCAGACATTGTAAACTCGGATACCTTCCAGCCGCTAAGTGTATACACCATTGTTGCACTATTCTATTTGACGCTAACCTTACCACTCAGCTTTCTGGTGCACTATATGGAACGCAGGTTTGGACAGAGTGATGCCGAGGCACGCAAACCTAAAGGAAAACCGAAAAAAAACAAACCCGCTGGGCAGGTTACGATGTAG
- a CDS encoding AraC family transcriptional regulator — protein MSLIEDRIGPKYRIGEHAFTIEHMRRHDGSAMPQPHAHPFYELYYLLEGERVYSMNGQILPARKGDLVLINPHDVHTTSKGSKPGFERILIGFSPAFATGMELGICGLLPFECSSLLRLPESEQPEIERLLWQMLQECKDRRPHYEIAVRSLLAQLLIRIHRVQEVIRESNPGSLHPMQDKISEIVTYVNKHYTEPLTLEGAAARFYISPSYLSRMFSRLTGFRFSEYLRVVRVREAQRRLLSTQERVQLIAEKVGFEHTAHFNKTFKQVTGTTPLRYRKEHR, from the coding sequence ATGAGTCTCATCGAAGATCGGATTGGTCCGAAGTATCGAATTGGCGAGCACGCCTTTACCATTGAACATATGCGAAGACATGACGGAAGCGCGATGCCGCAGCCTCATGCTCATCCCTTTTACGAATTGTATTACCTGCTCGAAGGTGAACGGGTATACTCCATGAATGGACAGATACTACCTGCCCGTAAAGGCGATCTTGTTCTCATCAACCCGCATGATGTACACACAACATCCAAAGGCAGTAAACCCGGCTTCGAACGAATTCTTATTGGTTTCTCGCCTGCTTTTGCTACAGGTATGGAGCTGGGTATTTGCGGTCTGCTGCCATTTGAATGCTCCAGCCTGCTTCGCCTTCCCGAGTCCGAACAACCCGAGATCGAACGTCTACTATGGCAGATGCTGCAGGAATGCAAAGATCGGCGTCCTCACTATGAGATCGCTGTACGCAGTCTGCTGGCACAGCTTCTCATTCGAATCCACCGGGTGCAGGAGGTTATCCGGGAGTCTAATCCGGGTTCATTACACCCGATGCAGGACAAGATTAGCGAGATTGTAACGTATGTAAATAAACATTATACGGAACCGCTCACCTTGGAAGGTGCGGCAGCCCGTTTTTATATCAGTCCTTCCTATCTGAGCCGAATGTTCAGCAGGCTTACTGGATTTCGCTTCAGCGAATACCTGCGTGTCGTCCGGGTTCGAGAGGCTCAGCGAAGACTGCTGTCGACACAAGAACGTGTCCAATTGATCGCAGAGAAAGTAGGATTCGAGCATACCGCTCATTTTAACAAAACCTTCAAACAGGTCACCGGCACGACGCCGCTGCGCTACCGCAAAGAACATCGGTGA
- a CDS encoding glycoside hydrolase family 28 protein, which produces MNIYHSPLSGGAGSTADLQAYEVDLPAIPEREYLITEYGAVGDGVTDNTEAFRLAIAACADEGGGKIVIPAGVWLTGPIVLRSRIELHVKGGALVTFSREFDQYPLIASSFEGWQVVRCQSPIDADGLEDIAITGEGIWDGGGEAWRPVKRSKMTAGQWKRMLASGGVVETSGADEQIWWPSQSARDGGTIAEKLHRENVGDIAAYEDIRDFLRPNMVSLRRCKRVLLEGPTFQNSPAWNLHPWACEHVTIRHVSVRNPWFSQNGDGLDIESCRHVLVEQSVFDVGDDAICMKSGKDAEGRELGLPSEYVTIRDCTVYHGHGGFVIGSEMSGGVRHVRVTDCTFIGTDIGLRFKSARGRGGVVEDIQIERIYMKDIIMEAISFSFFYANQEGSARGGDLAKDISEETPVFRDIRISDVVCAGADTALLVSGLPEMPLDSVSIERYSVEARTGIQCAQAKHLQITGLQARITEGPLIHLHNCKGAALEGIEGRGADGKMLMVTGLESAGIVCRETDADTRGRQISVGPEVRNGVIIRR; this is translated from the coding sequence ATGAATATATATCACTCCCCATTGTCCGGAGGGGCAGGCAGTACAGCGGATCTTCAAGCTTACGAAGTGGATCTGCCTGCTATTCCTGAGCGTGAATATCTCATTACCGAGTACGGTGCTGTCGGAGATGGCGTTACGGATAATACAGAGGCATTCCGGCTGGCTATTGCGGCATGTGCAGACGAAGGCGGCGGGAAAATCGTCATTCCCGCTGGGGTATGGCTCACAGGGCCTATTGTGCTGCGGAGTCGGATTGAACTGCATGTGAAGGGCGGCGCGCTGGTAACCTTCAGTCGGGAATTTGACCAGTATCCGCTCATTGCTTCAAGCTTCGAGGGCTGGCAGGTCGTACGGTGCCAATCACCCATTGATGCAGACGGGCTCGAAGATATTGCGATAACGGGAGAAGGGATCTGGGATGGCGGAGGGGAAGCCTGGCGTCCGGTCAAACGTTCCAAAATGACGGCTGGCCAGTGGAAGCGAATGCTTGCTTCAGGCGGTGTTGTGGAAACGTCTGGTGCAGACGAACAGATCTGGTGGCCTTCTCAGTCTGCACGTGATGGCGGGACCATTGCCGAGAAGCTCCACCGCGAAAACGTAGGGGACATCGCCGCTTATGAAGACATCCGGGATTTCCTGCGGCCGAATATGGTCAGCCTGCGCCGATGCAAGCGGGTACTGCTGGAGGGGCCTACATTCCAGAACTCGCCAGCCTGGAACCTTCATCCTTGGGCATGCGAGCATGTGACTATACGTCATGTCAGCGTACGTAACCCATGGTTCTCCCAAAATGGAGATGGGCTTGATATCGAGTCATGCCGTCATGTTCTGGTAGAACAGAGTGTATTCGATGTTGGGGATGATGCGATCTGTATGAAATCAGGCAAAGATGCCGAGGGGCGCGAACTGGGGCTGCCATCAGAATACGTTACAATCCGGGACTGCACTGTATACCACGGTCATGGCGGCTTCGTTATTGGAAGTGAGATGTCGGGCGGTGTACGGCATGTACGTGTAACGGACTGCACATTCATTGGTACGGATATCGGTCTGCGTTTCAAAAGTGCACGTGGACGCGGGGGTGTTGTTGAAGATATTCAGATTGAGCGTATTTACATGAAGGACATCATTATGGAGGCAATCTCGTTTTCTTTTTTCTATGCCAATCAGGAGGGTTCTGCTCGCGGTGGGGATCTGGCGAAGGACATCAGCGAAGAAACGCCGGTGTTCCGGGATATCCGTATTTCGGATGTGGTCTGTGCGGGTGCGGATACAGCTTTGTTGGTCAGCGGTCTGCCGGAGATGCCTCTGGACAGCGTGAGTATTGAGCGGTACAGCGTAGAAGCGCGCACAGGAATTCAGTGTGCTCAGGCGAAACACCTGCAGATTACGGGGCTGCAGGCACGAATCACGGAAGGCCCGCTGATTCATCTCCACAATTGCAAAGGTGCAGCACTGGAGGGCATTGAAGGCAGGGGAGCAGACGGGAAGATGCTTATGGTCACTGGACTGGAATCCGCGGGGATTGTATGCCGGGAAACGGATGCAGATACCAGAGGCCGGCAGATTTCTGTTGGTCCCGAAGTTAGAAATGGCGTCATTATTCGCAGATAA
- a CDS encoding amino acid ABC transporter ATP-binding protein, with protein MFLIEFKSVQKHFGHFHVLKDIHLRIEEGEVVVIVGPSGSGKSTLLRCINRLETISEGELIVSGIPLHQKKVDINLFRRDIGMVFQHFNLYPHKKVIDNITLAPMKVRKQPKAQAAATAMKYLERVGIADKADSYPSQLSGGQQQRVAIARGLAMEPKIMLFDEPTSALDPEMIGEVLDVMRSLAHNGMTMVVVTHEMGFAREVADRVIFMDEGRIVEEAPAAAFFDNPREERAQQFLSRLIHH; from the coding sequence ATGTTCTTGATTGAATTTAAAAGTGTCCAAAAGCATTTCGGTCATTTCCATGTCCTCAAGGATATTCATCTTCGCATCGAAGAAGGGGAAGTTGTCGTTATTGTCGGCCCCTCAGGCTCTGGCAAAAGCACACTGCTCCGCTGTATTAACCGTCTGGAAACGATCAGCGAAGGCGAACTCATTGTCAGCGGCATCCCGCTGCATCAGAAAAAGGTGGACATCAACCTCTTCCGCCGCGACATCGGCATGGTTTTCCAACATTTCAATCTGTATCCTCACAAAAAAGTCATCGATAACATTACCCTTGCACCCATGAAGGTGCGCAAGCAACCCAAAGCCCAAGCGGCAGCAACAGCAATGAAATACCTGGAACGTGTCGGCATTGCCGATAAGGCGGACAGCTACCCTTCCCAATTGTCCGGTGGACAGCAGCAGCGTGTAGCGATTGCGAGAGGACTCGCGATGGAACCGAAGATTATGCTTTTTGACGAACCTACGTCTGCCCTTGATCCCGAGATGATCGGGGAGGTCCTCGATGTAATGCGCTCCCTGGCACATAACGGCATGACCATGGTTGTGGTTACCCATGAGATGGGTTTTGCCCGCGAAGTGGCAGACCGGGTCATTTTCATGGACGAGGGCCGGATTGTAGAAGAGGCACCCGCCGCAGCGTTTTTTGACAACCCCCGAGAGGAAAGGGCGCAGCAGTTTCTCAGCCGCCTGATCCATCACTAG
- a CDS encoding ABC transporter substrate-binding protein — MKNIMKWPSLTLMLVLILSLVLSGCNTGTDTPSASGGGDAEAKGTIEQIKERGKLVAGVKYDTKLFGLKDPSSGNVEGFDVDIAKAIAKQILGDETKVELKEVTSKTRIPMLQNGDIDIIIATMTITDERKEQVDFSDVYFEAGQSLLVKSDSAITGLDSLDGVKVLAVKGSTSAQNIREKAPKAEVLEFDNYQDAFTALKAGKGEALTTDNIILIGMQQTDNNYKLVGGNFTSEPYGMAIRKGDTAFVEEVNKVLKSLKDSGEYDTLHEKWLGSKPE; from the coding sequence ATGAAAAATATAATGAAGTGGCCGTCTTTGACGTTAATGTTGGTACTAATACTGTCCCTTGTATTGTCCGGCTGTAACACGGGTACAGATACACCCTCAGCGAGCGGCGGAGGCGATGCAGAAGCGAAAGGAACGATTGAGCAGATCAAGGAACGCGGCAAGCTGGTCGCTGGTGTGAAATACGATACCAAACTGTTCGGGCTCAAAGACCCGTCGAGCGGGAATGTGGAAGGCTTTGATGTCGACATAGCCAAAGCGATCGCCAAGCAGATTCTTGGAGATGAGACGAAGGTCGAACTGAAAGAAGTCACCTCCAAGACACGGATTCCGATGCTGCAGAATGGGGATATCGATATCATCATCGCCACGATGACCATTACAGATGAGCGTAAGGAGCAGGTAGATTTCAGTGATGTATATTTTGAGGCAGGTCAGTCCCTGCTGGTGAAAAGCGACAGTGCCATCACCGGGCTGGACAGCCTCGATGGCGTGAAAGTACTGGCTGTGAAAGGCTCCACGTCGGCACAGAATATACGCGAGAAGGCACCGAAGGCCGAGGTGCTGGAGTTTGATAATTATCAGGATGCATTTACGGCACTGAAAGCAGGCAAAGGGGAAGCTCTGACTACCGACAACATCATTCTCATCGGCATGCAGCAGACGGACAACAACTACAAGCTGGTTGGCGGTAACTTTACAAGCGAACCTTATGGCATGGCCATTCGCAAAGGAGACACGGCTTTTGTAGAAGAAGTGAACAAGGTGCTGAAAAGCCTGAAAGACAGCGGTGAGTACGACACCCTGCACGAGAAATGGCTGGGAAGCAAGCCTGAATAA